TTGAGATCGGGTCGATCCACGACGATCTGCCTGTCAAATCGGCCTGGCCGAAGAAGCGCTGGATCGAGGATGTCCGGGCGGTTGGTGGCCGCAATGAGGATGATGTTGTCCTTGATATCAAAGCCGTCCATCTCCACAAGCAGCTGGTTTAGCGTCTGCTCCCGTTCGTCATGGCCGCCACCGAGCCCAGCGCCACGCTGACGGCCGACGGCGTCGATCTCGTCCATGAAGATTATGCAGGGGCTAGACGCCTTGGCCTGCTCGAACAGGTCGCGCACCCTGCTGGCGCCGACTCCAACGAACATCTCGACGAAATCCGAACCCGATATTGAGAAAAACGGCACAGCCGCCTCACCAGCCACGGCGCGGGCAAGCAACGTCTTTCCTGTTCCCGGCGGGCCGACGAGCAGTACGCCTTTGGGAATCTTCGCGCCGAGGGCCTGGAACTTCCCGGGGTTTGCGAGAAACTCCTTGATCTCGTGCAGTTCTTCGATCGCCTCATCTACTCCGGCAACGTCTTTGAAGGTGATCCTCGGCTGGTCGCGCGTCATCCGCTTGGCCTTGGCCTTGCCGAAGTTCATGACCTTGGAGTTGCCGCCCTGCATCTGCGAGAGCAAAAAGATGAGCAATCCGGCAAAGAGCAGGATCGGCAGAAAGTTGAGTGCGATCGTTCCCCATGGGATCGGGGATTCAGGATCCACTCTGTACTCGACGTCCGGGTGTGCGGCCATCAGCTCATTGAGGCTGTCAGCGCCCACGTAGGTCGAGGTATAGTCCACAAGCGCGTTTCTGCCTTCTCGCCTCTCGGCAGGTGAAGGCCAGAACTGGCCCGTGACGAGCGACTCGGCGACTTTAAAGTCAGCGCTGATCACGCGACCATCCTTGACGGCCTGAACGAACTCGGTGGTCGAGATTTCGGTAGGCGTGACCTGCTCCCGAGCAAACGACCCCGCAAAGACATAGACCAGGCCTACCAGTAACAGCAAATATAGAAGAATCGTACGTACATTCTTGTTCACGATCTAACTACTCCCGTCTGAAATGATCAAAGAAAAACAACCGCCATCTAGTTCGCGTACACCTCGGGTTTCAGCACACCGATGTACGGAAGATTCCGGTACCTCTCTCCGTAATCGAGCCCGTACCCCACGACGAACTCATCGGGGATCTCAAAGCCTACGTACTTACAGTTGATAGGTACCCTTCTTTTGCCCTTTTTATCCAGCAAAGTCACAACTTCAAGAGACGAGGGATTGCGTGACGCGAGATTTTTGAGCAGATACTTCAGGGTCAAGCCTGTGTCCAAGACATCTTCGACAACAAGCACATGTCTGCCCTCGATGCTCTCGTCCAGGTCTTTGATGATCCGGACGACTCCCGAAGACTGCGTTGAGGAGCCATAGCTGGACACAGCCATGAAATCAACCTCGACCGGAAGCGAGATGGCCCGCGCCAGGTCGGCCACGAAAAGCGCAGCCCCACGCAGAACTGCGACGAGCAGCACCTGCTTATCGGCGTACTCCTCCGAGATAGACTCCCCCATCTCGGCGATGCGCTGCCTAATCTGCTCTTCGGTCAGTACTACGCGATCAATATCCTGGTGCATCCGCGCTCCTCATCCTTACTATCGATCTTCATCCGCCATATGCGGTCACTCACCCGGTTCCCAAGTGAGCCGAACCGGATTACGAGTTTCCGGAGTCACCTTGTAATCCTCGCTCATCCGAACACCGGCCAACCACACAATACAATCTCCGTCTCGTACCACAGGAATCCTCGGTCGCAGACGGGCGGGTACTTTTTCATCTATCAACATGTCCGAAAGCTTCCTGGTTCCGCTCATCCCAAGGGGACGCATCCTGTCTCCCGGCCTAACGCAGGTGACTGACAGGGATTCAGAAACAGCTCCGCCGTCTATCACCACCGAACACGCACTCCCGGAAAGATCGCCATGAGCAGCGCGACTGGCACGAAGTCTACCTGCGATGCCGAGATCGGCGGTACCAGGTATTGGGAGCAAAGAGGGTGCCAGCGTCTGAAGGTCCTCTCCCGTATGCAAGACAGTAATTGTACCGTACCGCGTCTCGACGCGCAGTCCTCCCGGTAAATCGCGAGCGAAATATCCGCCCCGGTCGTCTCCGCAAGCCTCGGCAAGAGCTTCGACGTGGTCGAACTCCACTCGCGAAGCCTGCGGGAAGTGGGCCTTCAGGACCTCGCGAATCACCCGGCGGCGCATGGGCTGCGAAAGCCGCGCCAGCCCGGCCCGGTCGAGGGTGAGTGCGGCGCCGTTCTTCCCGGCGATCTCGCGCGCGTGCTCCCTGGCCACCTCGGCCAGCAGGTCGTTTTCCGCCGAGAGAACCTCCACCGAGCGCAAGACGGCCTCGTCAAAGCGCGGATTGATCTGCCGCATCATCGGCACGACCTCGTGGCGGATGCGCGCGCGCAACCGGGTGGTGTCCAGATTGCTCGCGTCTTCGCGCCAGGGCTGAGCGAGCGAGGAGAGATGGGTGCGAACCAGCTCGCGTGAGCACTCGGCAAGCGGGCGGATGATCCGGCCTCGGCGAGGACGCAGCGAAGACAACCCCCCTGACCCCGCGCCGGTGATGACGCGCATCAGGTAAGTCTCGACCCGGTCATCCCTGGTGTGCCCGGTCGCGATGCACCCGCTCTCCATCGGGATACCCGCACTTGCGCAGCGCGAGTCGAGCTCCTCTGCCGCAAGGCGATATCGCACCTCGCGGCCGGCGTCCTCGAGATTCTGGCCCGCCGAGGCGGCGAGTGCGGCGACATCGACTCGAGCGACTTCCAGCTCGACGCCCAGGCGAGCGCAAAGGTCCCTGACGAAGCTCTCGTCGGCGT
This genomic window from Actinomycetota bacterium contains:
- the ftsH gene encoding ATP-dependent zinc metalloprotease FtsH, producing the protein MNKNVRTILLYLLLLVGLVYVFAGSFAREQVTPTEISTTEFVQAVKDGRVISADFKVAESLVTGQFWPSPAERREGRNALVDYTSTYVGADSLNELMAAHPDVEYRVDPESPIPWGTIALNFLPILLFAGLLIFLLSQMQGGNSKVMNFGKAKAKRMTRDQPRITFKDVAGVDEAIEELHEIKEFLANPGKFQALGAKIPKGVLLVGPPGTGKTLLARAVAGEAAVPFFSISGSDFVEMFVGVGASRVRDLFEQAKASSPCIIFMDEIDAVGRQRGAGLGGGHDEREQTLNQLLVEMDGFDIKDNIILIAATNRPDILDPALLRPGRFDRQIVVDRPDLKGRRAILEIYAQGKPMDEDIDLGVLARRTPGFTGADLANLVNESALLAARYGKKKISMVELDEAIERVIAGPERKSRLISDEEKRIIAYHEAGHALVGHVLPNTDPIHKISIIARGQALGYTLALPQEDRFLNSRSQMLDQIAMMLGGRVAEALAIGDITTGASNDIERATKIAKQMVTRFGMSEKLGPQTFGDATHEVFLGRDFSANADYSPEIAYEIDKEIRALIDQAYDKARTILAERREQLDLLAKVLIERETVDKEELQALLEDRWEEFLKEEAAQKADKDQEEPSEEVAAAVESTEEPLEAAKPLIPIADTAKGGS
- the hpt gene encoding hypoxanthine phosphoribosyltransferase; protein product: MHQDIDRVVLTEEQIRQRIAEMGESISEEYADKQVLLVAVLRGAALFVADLARAISLPVEVDFMAVSSYGSSTQSSGVVRIIKDLDESIEGRHVLVVEDVLDTGLTLKYLLKNLASRNPSSLEVVTLLDKKGKRRVPINCKYVGFEIPDEFVVGYGLDYGERYRNLPYIGVLKPEVYAN
- the tilS gene encoding tRNA lysidine(34) synthetase TilS is translated as MTELSDIARATCERYDLVPPGAAVVVMVSGGADSVALLHLFATGQLGQGLRLSAIHINHMLRGAESDADESFVRDLCARLGVELEVARVDVAALAASAGQNLEDAGREVRYRLAAEELDSRCASAGIPMESGCIATGHTRDDRVETYLMRVITGAGSGGLSSLRPRRGRIIRPLAECSRELVRTHLSSLAQPWREDASNLDTTRLRARIRHEVVPMMRQINPRFDEAVLRSVEVLSAENDLLAEVAREHAREIAGKNGAALTLDRAGLARLSQPMRRRVIREVLKAHFPQASRVEFDHVEALAEACGDDRGGYFARDLPGGLRVETRYGTITVLHTGEDLQTLAPSLLPIPGTADLGIAGRLRASRAAHGDLSGSACSVVIDGGAVSESLSVTCVRPGDRMRPLGMSGTRKLSDMLIDEKVPARLRPRIPVVRDGDCIVWLAGVRMSEDYKVTPETRNPVRLTWEPGE